One window from the genome of Dermacentor silvarum isolate Dsil-2018 chromosome 5, BIME_Dsil_1.4, whole genome shotgun sequence encodes:
- the LOC125945491 gene encoding serine protease inhibitor swm-1-like, giving the protein MNVLKVVCLALGVLLASGVLLASPLGDGCLLKYEVYKECESSRCAEWKCSYLYYGWPRRCTRDCINGCFCREGYFRNSAKRCVLGYHCFKEYTLYQAKLGE; this is encoded by the exons ATGAACGTCCTGAAAGTC gtttgcttggcgcttGGCGTACTGTTGGCGAGCGGTGTCCTGCTGGCGAGTCCCCTGGGCGACG GATGCCTCTTGAAGTACGAGGTGTACAAGGAATGCGAGAGTAGCAGATGCGCCGAGTGGAAGTGCTCATACCTGTACTATGGATGGCCCCGACGCTGCACACGTGACTGCATAAACGGATGTTTTTGTCGAGAAGGGTACTTCAGAAATTCTGCCAAGCGATGCGTGTTAGGGTACCACTGCTTCAAAGAGTACACTCTTTACCAGGCAAAATTAGGCGAGTAA